From the Daphnia pulicaria isolate SC F1-1A unplaced genomic scaffold, SC_F0-13Bv2 h1tg000200l, whole genome shotgun sequence genome, the window CTCGATGTTCGTGCCGTAAAACTTGCATTAATAGAGTTGCACAGAGACCTTTGCATTTGCGTTTGCAAGTAAAACCTTAACGTAATTTTGTCCCATGTTTCTTGCAGTCATTATATTTCTATTGTCATAACAGTTGTTTCGAACCGAGAGACGTGGTTGGGGCATTCGTTGTTTGGATGACATACCCAAAGGTCAATTCATATGCGTATATGCAGGACAACTTCTAACTGAACAAGAAGCCAACGAGGATGGAAAGCaatttggcgatgaatatCTGGCGGAGTTGGACCTTATTGAAAGCATTGAACAAGCCAAAGATGGCTACGAAAGTGACGTTGACATTGATATTGATCATCAAAGTGATATTTCTCAATCGTCCGGCAGTggtgagatttttttttttttttatcttatcactgttttgaaacaaatttgatgaaattatttcatagatttttcatatttatcaGACGATTCAGGGGAGTTTTCAGATATTTCAGAATCAAAAAGTTTGGTGCCAGGACAAGGACATGAGAACAAAAATGACAGTTCTGAGAAATTATCCGCGCACACATTATCTTCTACAGCTGTTAGAATAATTCAGAAAGATGACTGTCAAAAGAAGACACGTGAATTATATGGTCCAAATGAGCATTGCTACGTTATGGATGCCAAGAGCACCGGCAACATAGGAAGATATTTAAATGTAAGAGATAATGAATAATATATGTATATGTAATTACTACCGTTCTATTAATTCACCCACTAATTtcgttaatttttctttatctagCACTGCTGTAAACCAAATGTGTTTGTACAGAATATTTTCGTCGATACGCAAGATTTGCGATTTCCTTGGGTTGGATTCTTTGCTCACGTTTTCATTCGTGCTGGTACGGAGCTCACTTGGGATTATAGTTACCAAGTTGACAGTGTACCGGACAAAAAGTTATTTTGTCATTGTGGTGCAAAAGAATGTAGGGGAAGATTACTCTAGTTTCAAGCCGTTGTATTTCTCGATTTTCTCAATAAATCGTCCCACCTAAAGATGCTATTTCACGTCTCATCAGTTCTGCGAAATACGGACGATTTATGGCCGCATATTGCGCACAAATCATGttaaacaattcaaatatGATACCCGGCTACCCCACAACCAACATATATTGTAGATAAATCTATTTGAattgttcaaattttaaagaGTTCAcattataaaattttaattcgcaCGATCGGTCTTGTCCGTTTGAGAATATGGTGTGAAACTATATGGAACTAGTTTGCAATATCCAATAATATTGATAATGCTGTTAGCTTGCAAAAGGtaagaaaattaacaaatgtATTAAGCTATCTTATTATTGGTAGTGTCAGGGTAGTGAGATGATACGAGTCAGATAGaagattgaaaatgaaattttaacaaaaataccCGTAGAATTATGTTCAGTTCCCTTGTATTGGCAACGCTGACAGTTGTATATGACGTTTAGGTTATGGTTTACAATgggtttgattttgaaaaaaaaaatgcttatAAATATTATGCAAAGAACATAGTAGCTGTTTGCCTGTTAAGCTCCATTAGATAAAGCCTACGATAATCTcgtaaaaaatagcaaaaccGTCACACAACCTGCCAAAGTTGCCAATTTAtgcaaattaaaatgttttttctgtatcatgatttttgaaaaaaatcagttaAAACTACAAAACGTCATAAAGTAGTTAATAAAATCTAATAAACACTTACACGtcatctgaaataaaaaaaaaatgttagtaAATAATACTCATGAAGTATGTTCAACACATAGTGAGTTACTGACCAACCACTGACCAGTTAGCTTACCTTATTAAACAGTATAGACTTAATCtagttatttatttaaaatagtttAGTATTAATGTGGTTAGGTAGCTAAAATCTTAAAAGGGCTTTCAGCATTTAAACAAACCATACTTTCTAACAGAAATACCGTATGTTACTTGTGTAGTAACAGATAATATGAAaacaatttaagaaaaatggtATGGTTTGATAAATCCTGAAGTAATCTTTTCCTAatgagaattttaaaatttctttttggttatttATGGGATTATGTGATgggatttttaaagttataaTTGCATTGGCTTCAGCACAAATTCTAAGTAGATTCACCTGTGTTTCTCAGTgtattttataattaaaacttttaatttcttttacaaCAATTCCCTCAACTTTCAAAGGAAATTAACttgaaaattacaaaatgaaatggtGGAAAATGTTCTTAGTCTCTTTTgcatttgtttatttcaacAAAGCTTTAATTTCATCCTTTTCTGCAGCATCATAATATGACGTCCCATCTGGAGATACTCCTTTAATAAAGGCACCCTGTGATTTATTCATAGATTACATTTAAAGaataatattgatttttttaaagaaaaagaactttaaATTCTTCTTACCTTGCTCACCAAGACTTTCACACATTCAGTGTGTCCCTCCCAAATAGCAGCAAGCAACGCTGTTATCCCATGGGAATCTTTAGCCTTAAAATTATACTTATGATGAATCATATTAATAATTCACAAAACATTTTCACTCACATTGGGATCAGCTCCTTTTGAAATAAGATAATTTACTATGGTATGTTGTCCGTAATCCGCAGCATGCAAAATAAGTGGTCTCCCGTTCACATCAAGATTAACATCGATGCCCTACACAGAATGTATTAAAGCCATTTTTAGTCGAACATAGATAATAATACCGTAACATCTaccttattttcaatttcatttttaacagaaTCTAATTCTCCATTCTTGATATCCCAAACTAATTCACTCATTTTTGTGTGGTTGAAGTGTGACAGCATCAACACTCAACAGGCCTACTTTATACATAAGCTAAATTactgaagaataaaagagggaGAACTCGAAGAGTGTCCAGTgtcgaaacaaaattttctattttccctttCAAGGCGAGAACCAATAACAATTTCTTAGACATCAACTAGTACCACATAGCGGTAAAACTGCAATTTTTAGGCACAAAAGCATGACTCTGGCACTCTGCTaacgtttaaattaaaattaattatccacataatattttattgaacAGATGATTTTTTAATGAGGCAATAAAGGCTTGAAGGCGATCATTCTTCCTTGGCaacgaaaaattaacaaattcatttaagaaatatttattaaGTTGGAAGAGACTAGTTGTTAACGCCATCTTACGGTTGAATCTGTAGTCACGGAGAACGTTGTGTAAAACGGCAAAGCAATCAAAACCCTACTGCTATTGACAGCTACCTTCGTTAGCAAAGGTACCCGAAgggatgttttttattttattttcatttaaaaaaaattaaaatagctcATGACCTAAgttagggaaaaaaaaataataaaaaaataataatattaaatctACAAAAGATCATTTCATTAAGGTTTAGTCCCAATTAAAATACCTAGTCTGGTCTGTGTGAGTGACTGTGCTTAAACAGCTCCACACAGTATctgaatttcgaattcaaacaaaatcaaaactcACAATAAAACTGCGTCACTGCTTGTCAACAAACCTTCAATAGATCAGGTTAATACCTAGCAACACGGAAGAAGTTTAGTTTAGGTTTTTAACCCGGAAAAGTTTTCTTCCCGAATTTGATCGACTGGGTCGACACGATTGAGATTTGAGAAGAAAATATGATTTATTAAGTCACTTCAACGTCGGTCGGTTGTCTCAGGAATTTCTTCGATTAATATTGTGGCGGTGGCATGAGGAATGGTAGATGCAAATAGGATAAGCGCTGTGCCTAGTTCGTTATgaggtcttttcttttctgacgCCTCGCTCACCGATTCGACTGCTCGTTTTCGATGGGACGAAGCTTTTGATTGGCTATCATGAAGTTCATCCAGGGAGAGAATCAACTCTGCTTTTTGTATCTTGTCTTGTCTTCCACCAGTTAGGGAGTAATGGTTTCGATTCGTCTGGAACTGCCGGATTTTCTTTATCCCCTTTTCTTTCACTCGACGATGATTCTTTCTGTCGGCAACTTATGTTTGAGCgatcaattcttttttgcCATCTGATTCAGATTGCCGTTAATTTTTCTTCGGTGTTGAATGTGGCGTTGCAACAGCTTGGTGACCTCGCGTGACTTTATTACTGCCCATTTTTCACTGGGGTTTTCCACGTATAAAGAGGAGAATGATGAGGCCAAAGTAGCCTCGTTTTCTTGTCCGTACCTCATTCGATTCTTcagtcaaatcaaaattagaaATAGAACAATCATTAGAAAGGAATGCATATAAGTGCTGGCGAAAGAATACTAAGAATACTAAGAATACTAAGAATACTAAGACAAGAAtactaagaagaagaagaagaagaagaagaagaagaagaagaagaagaagaagaagaagaagaagaagaagaagaagaagaagaagaagaagaagaagaagaagaagaagaagaagaagaagaagaagaagaagaagaagaagaagaagaagaagaagaagaagaagaagaagaagaagaagaagaagaagaagaagaagaagaagaagaagaagaagaagaagaagaagaagaagaagaagaagaagaagaagaagaagaagaagaagaagaagaagaagaagaagaagaaaagaagaagaagatcgaacccgagcctcctgggtgaaagccaggtatcctagccactagaccatatgggattttgaacgaagattcctgccgaaacccgggatcgaaccagggacctttagatcttcagtctaacgctctcccaactgagctatttcggcacattcaaaatgtaaatcaaacaagaatagtccgggtgacggccaatctttttcgtcacagctacaaagtgaacccaatcgcataactcaaaagacaagcaattcactttagacatagacgctcgaaacacattttgacactctttgaacacggctcattggtctagtcgtatgattctcgcttagggtacgagaggtcccgggttcgattcccggatgagccctagaagatccattctgattttattattgttgtctataatcacttcaagtgttgcatttcatggggatgtagctcagatggtagagcgctcgcttagcatgcgagaagtacggggatcgataccctgcatctccagtaccacatgttttgcctagcattgcacaattgcagactctttacgcctcataatgatcagatgtgaccgtttttgcctgggacattacgggaaatcatcgataccgacgctttgatcttttccaataatgcaatctttttcgaaatactgattttgactctcccaaatactactagatggcaggtacgaaaactgccacgccgtctgttgccttccaccctaccgggaccaactccagaggaacttccgcaccccacacggaccaacatcaaattgggattatctttgctgatttccaacttgttactgtaacaccggaaatatccgcaaataaacgaaaagaattgaaacaatagaattcctgaataaaaagtatctctccgttcccataccgggaatcgaacccgagcctcctgggtgaaagccaggtatcctagccactagaccatatgggattttgaacgaagattcctgccgaaacccgggatcgaaccagggacctttagatcttcagtctaacgctctcccaactgagctatttcggcacattcaaaatgtaaatcaaacaagaatagtccgggtgacggccaatctttttcgtcacagctacaaagtgaacccaatcgcataactcaaaagacaagcaattcactttagacatagacgctcgaaacacattttgacactctttgaacacggctcattggtctagtcgtatgattctcgcttagggtgcgagaggtcccgggttcgattcccggatgagccctagaagatccattctgattttattattgttgtctataatcacttcaagtgttgcatttcatggggatgtagctcagatggtagagcgctcgcttagcatgcgagaagtacggggatcgataccctgcatctccagtaccacatgttttgcctagcattgcacaattgcagactctttacgcctcataatgatcagatgtgaccgtttttgcctgggacattacgggaaatcatcgataccgacgctttgatcttttccaataatgcaatctttttcgaaatactgattttgactctcccaaatactactagatggcaggtacgaaaactgccacgccgtctgttgccttccaccctaccgggaccaactccagaggaacttccgcaccccacacggaccaacatcaaattgggattatctttgctgatttccaacttgttactgtaacaccggaaatatccgcaaataaacgaaaagaattgaaacaatagaattcctgaataaaaagtatctctccgttcccataccgggaatcgaacccgagcctcctgggtgaaagccaggtatcctagccactagaccatatgggattttgaacgaagattcctgccgaaacccgggatcgaaccagggacctttagatcttcagtctaacgctctcccaactgagctatttcggcacattcaaaatgtaaatcaaacaagaatagtccgggtgacggccaatctttttcgtcacagctacaaagtgaacccaatcgcataactcaaaagacaagcaattcactttagacatagacgctcgaaacacattttgacactctttgaacacggctcattggtctagtcgtatgattctcgcttagggtacgagaggtcccgggttcgattcccggatgagccctagaagatccattctgattttattattgttgtctataatcacttcaagtgttgcatttcatggggatgtagctcagatggtagagcgctcgcttagcatgcgagaagtacggggatcgataccctgcatctccagtaccacatgttttgcctagcattgcacaattgcagactctttacgcctcataatgatcagatgtgaccgtttttgcctgggacattacgggaaatcatcgataccgacgctttgatcttttccaataatgcaatctttttcgaaatactgattttgactctcccaaatactactagatggcaggtacgaaaactgccacgccgtctgttgccttccaccctaccgggaccaactccagaggaacttccgcaccccacacggaccaacatcaaattgggattatctttgctgatttccaacttgttactgtaacaccggaaatatccgcaaataaacgaaaagaattgaaacaatagaattcctgaataaaacgtatctctccgttcccataccgggaatcgaacccgagcctcctgggtgaaagccaggtatcctagccactagaccatatgggattttgaacgaagattcctgccgaaacccgggatcgaaccagggacctttagatcttcagtctaacgctctcccaactgagctatttcggcacattcaaaatgtaaatcaaacaagaatagtccgggtgacggccaatctttttcgtcacagctacaaagtgaacccaatcgcataactcaaaagacaagcaattcactttagacatagacgctcgaaacacattttgacactctttgaacacggctcattggtctagtcgtatgattctcgcttagggtgcgagaggtcccgggttcgattcccggatgagccctagaagatccattctgattttattattgttgtctataatcacttcaagtgttgcatttcatggggatgtagctcagatggtagagcgctcgcttagcatgcgagaagtacggggatcgataccctgcatctccagtaccacatgttttgcctagcattgcacaattgcagactctttacgcctcataatgatcagatgtgaccgtttttgcctgggacattacgggaaatcatcgataccgacgctttg encodes:
- the LOC124319797 gene encoding histone-lysine N-methyltransferase SETDB1-like, which encodes CSCRKTCINRVAQRPLHLRLQLFRTERRGWGIRCLDDIPKGQFICVYAGQLLTEQEANEDGKQFGDEYLAELDLIESIEQAKDGYESDVDIDIDHQSDISQSSGSDDSGEFSDISESKSLVPGQGHENKNDSSEKLSAHTLSSTAVRIIQKDDCQKKTRELYGPNEHCYVMDAKSTGNIGRYLNHCCKPNVFVQNIFVDTQDLRFPWVGFFAHVFIRAGTELTWDYSYQVDSVPDKKLFCHCGAKECRGRLL
- the LOC124319798 gene encoding myotrophin-like, which gives rise to MLSHFNHTKMSELVWDIKNGELDSVKNEIENKGIDVNLDVNGRPLILHAADYGQHTIVNYLISKGADPNAKDSHGITALLAAIWEGHTECVKVLVSKGAFIKGVSPDGTSYYDAAEKDEIKALLK